aacttatagagcaatTGTTTGTCTCTTAAAAACTAATGTatgctaaatttaaaaaaaaaaaaaaaactatttttaccccgctacccccccccccctcccaatccCCCTAGAGGTGAATGACTTTATTATATTCCGATAATAGGCCTTCAGACGAGAGGCAAAACATTGTGctgaaaattaatttattaaacttttgAACCTATAAAGCTTTATGTTGGGATATAATCCTTTCCAAACCAATGATACTTATGCATCTGGATCTATCTCTTAAgctaaaatgtacatttttttttttacactttaaaaaaaaattatcactgtcaaactagagttttccccgtgtggccaccgagctagtaattcttttgtcatcgatatacatcaactgttaaatttctagtaaaaatcattaaagccgtttttgagatcagcgtcgaCCCTTCACCTCTCATGAatttctgacttgaatagaagaATTGTAAGGTAAAACTGATTGCGTTTAAACAAAGAAAGAGTTTCAAGTAGTATTCAATTTTGTCAGATAAATCAATGTATTAAATTGAAATTAAGATTAGCAGTCTGAATTTGACTTACATCAGAGGATTTGGTAAGCAACAATTTATAACTACAAAATGTGTAAATAGGCTTTGGTGTTGTATTAAGTCTTGCTACTTGATATTTTCAATTACCAGTAACATGATGACTGACATGTTCTATTCGGGTGTCAAATGTCACGATGTCTTGATTAATGCTACAATGTGTTTAcccaagataagataagatcatttttattggtccaatcaaatggaaattcagtttgactacaattgaccacctcagtgTTACTGctgtaaaaataacaatatagatgcaaatacgaacaacatttaTAGAATCAAAATAGGTTAAGTTGATCgaaaatgcgtttctgatgtataattatctccctttaaacAGTTACCTACCACTCGTGATGCAGGAGATACAAATGTAAAGTACCACTGCCATCGATTCAGTCCCCCAAACCAACTTTGACGatctccaatttttttttctttttcggcGCGCCTGGAATTTCCCAACCACTCCTTCTATGCCATGGAACATCCGTCATTAACGTGCCGCCATGACCTTGTGATGCAAATATTCAGCCaatgaaaaataatactttCGTGTTTCAAAATAGTCTTGCAAGGATTCAACAGACCAGAACATAGTgagaaaatataatataaaacagcCTCGTTCAaaatacaactatttatttcaaaagaagGGCACAGTTCAACGTCGCTACATCAAAAAACATCTTATCCTAAGCAATGCTGCAGAGTCTGATAtttacaggggcgtagctaggaattttccatcatttgggggcccgggggggattgacctctttgggggcccctgtattttatgtaatatttaatatttaattttaaaaaaacactaatttgaaGTCCCCCTGGGGGAGGGATAAATTTTCTACCCTTCACCCTTCCACCCTAGATACGCCTCTATTTTGATATTGTTATTGTATCTGAGCTAATTTTTCCTTTTAAGCTTTTTAAAGATCGAGAACTGTTAGGTAGACAGCTAATTGgagttatctttcttctttcttggTGTTTCTCTCAACAAACGATGCGTGTGATTGGCCAAACCCTAGAACTCTCTTTTGGATTCAAACACATAATTACAACTTTTTTTCCCCAGCTGCGGTCTGTTTTCAATTAACATTGGCAACAGAAATTGTCACCTGGAGTACAACAATGAAGACTATTACCCAGATTGTTGTGCGCCTGTTATCAAATgcgaagaagaagaggaaagtGATGGAGATGATTAACATGGATGAGGACGTTGGCCAGATTTTAGATTGGCTTGGTTGAATCGCCAaggtttatttaatattttaaaaaaaaaggtcttttaTGGTATCTCGTATGTGAAAATGTAACAATAAAAGACTTGTATTACACTAAAGTATTTGGcttgcaaagatcttccttcagagaacagaACCAggcaaaaagaagaagaggtagacagagagagagagagagcgttgGGAAGACAACGTAAAGGAAGGAAGGTcctaccattgaaagagattctatccgaAAGACCGGAATGGAAAAAGACTGTTCCTCAACGGTCCTACAGACTAAGGGGTAGATGGTGATTTGGCATATCAATTTAGCCAGTATCGATTTAGATGATGTTTTTAACAGAGTGGAAAGTGTTATCACTTATCTGGTTTAGTTCGGAAaatgggggggagggggggagaagaAGGAGATATCTGGGTAAATTTTACCGTAATCGTTTTtaatagcatttttttaaaggtgtggggggggggggaacgacctgaattcgatcTCATGTctcaagccgacattctaaACATTTTGCTGATTAGGTGCATACGAAAATAGAAGATTATAAATTTGtctatttattgtttcaaatttGCTTTCAAGCGGCGACCTTTATAAAGGGATTAATACCGCCAcctcgataccaaacaaaataattaattatcaatacttAATTGACTAACAGGTTAAATTTTTAatcgattttatttttttgtgttgtcaggtaaaaagaaaacaatcgtgcaaaatttcagcttgacccgagattgggtgtcagagaaattaCGTGTACAAGTGTCTgtcacagacagacagtgaacCAAATTTTTTCATAATAAACTTGAATAAGAGGCGACTAACAGGGGCAgggaaatagcgaaacttgtaaCCACTGTTGTTGATGGAGCACACTAGCCTcgctaggttttaaataaattacgtaattttatttctttcgatgctaattattatttttccatatcaTTTGTTGCCACTAAATTTacttcacctagggcctccaatgaCCTAAGGATGGCCTTGTCAGGGAGTAGCCCTAGCCCTAACATGTAGAAAAATATGTTCATACCGTTTGCAAAAAGCTTTTCACACAAGACACCCACACCATCTAGCACCATCCAGCACCGTTGAGCACCATCCAGCAACATTCAGAACCATCCAGCACCAGTGATAAAGGCTGCGAGTGTTCAGTtcttgctccccccccccctcccaacttTTAGCTAGGCCACAGACCTGAAGAAGATACCATTAATGAAAATCAGTAGagaagagattttaaaaactaattataaGTCaacagagaagaaaaaaatcaaactaacaataatcaaaagagaaaaatcaaaatacaaataatcaAGTGAAGAGAAGTTTCAAATGTTAATTCTCAACAAGAGAAAGTCtgtgaaacaagaaaaaacaacaacactagcTTTTACAGTTTATTGTTCCAAATAGAAAGGAGGAAATGGGGGTCACTGTCATTGATCACGTTTTTACACGTTGCTATGGATACCACTACACTCTTTGATTTTAAAGGTAATGTTATATTTAAGAGTGGATAAAACCTATTGTAGTCGAGGGACATAACTCTTGACATGTGAGAAACGCTGAGTTATCAACGGTGAACAGACAAATTATAAATTCGATGTGTTAGCGTGAGAAGTTTGGAAATAACAGTTTCGCTTTCAACAACGTGGATCTCAAACTGTCACTGTTCACAAGAGACTGTTGATGCATGTTGATGATTGGACTCATCCAACCTATATACCACCACggtcccttgttcgataccaaaccaaataattcattacctatagttaaataacaaattgtttcattttcaaATTGATTCTTCTTTTGtccggtaaaagaaataattgtgcaaaatccCAGCATTCGCTCACTTCAGATTGGGTGTACAAccttttaccaaacagacagattgagttgatataaaccaTTCTAAATAGTAGATAACTGAAGTAGAGATCTAGgccaaaaaaaagtttcttcaaTGCCAATTTCATTCTCTTATTCAAACCTAAAACAGAAGCTCACATCTATTAAACGGACAAGATTTTCATGACTTATAGGCAGTTGGcagtaaaaattataaaatgattatatttgagaaataaaactattaacCATTGGAACGAAAACAAATCTGattaacacaaattaaaaatgaatCGTTTAGATTTTAGCTTAATATTACACATAGTGAGCAATTAAAAATGTCTCTCGCATAACCCAAACTCTATTATCTaatgttattttataaataatcgACCACCgttggacaatggttatgcttaccTGGATGTGGcagaatatgtaggtcacagctggggctgcgtatcctcGGAAAATACTaaattcctcattaatcttcgcaaacctttttatttatttttttctaaaataatttgtaaatacTCTAAAGCTCTAACGTCATTttataaagtatatttatatcaaCCATAGCTCTAAGCAGAATGATCCAGTAGATACTTTTCtgttttcattattaatttttctttaggtttttattaaatttttttctagaaaaatagTTATCTTCAATTGTTTGAATTTCAACTGAGGCTACTCCTAACAGCTCAAGGAAGATAAATGTCGACAAGAACATTTTCGCTAAACAATTAAACGATAACGTCCCTTTGAACAGACCTCTCCAGAAATAAAtaacactctgtctgtctgtctgtacacGCTATATCTCACACACCaatccgatcaagttgaaattttacaccCTCAGATCTATTTCTTGTACctcacaaaacaagaatcaaatttaagaaaaaattagtaaattaacttttggtaattaattgttttgtttggtatcgaacaagtgaaagaaattgtacttgacagatttaATGATCATTAGTTAAATGAGTCTCCTTGCAGAGGCTTGAGCAgtgagttcaaattcaagtcgtAGCTTTTTTAGGTATctaaaaaagcgatcacggtaacattcgaaagatacccccccccctttttcttttcaatccCCCCCTCCATTTTCAACTGGTAATAGGACCATAGcgaattgagaaagctaaaagcataaaattgcacctaacaaaaacaataggtaaaaaaaaacaacagatctattaaaaatgtaattgcatgactgatccaaacacattcctcatcccatatgctaggacaaatttgttcaaatactccttcttccctagtgctattagagtatggaatggattgcctgagctagccaggaaaaccagtgactttgcagaatttaagttattggttaatatgcatgactaaatgcatgacgcgtaggacgtaatcatcttctttatttttgaagtaacgtctgtattctataagataagataagattaattgCTGCATAttttaggacaaatttgtaatgTAACAGAACATAGTTTCTGTTAGGGTTAGTGACGAAGGGAGTTCACTCAAGGAGTAAACAACTAAGAACGGAAAGCTCAAGGGAAAGATGGAGGGAGAGAATCATGTAGATAGAGAGAACATGGCAGAGATCAAGAGCTAAAAAGTATGCAGCCATCTGAGCCGTAGTTCTGGATTTAAGGGcccgggtggggggggggggggttgaccaataaacaaaaatactcaattaatcaaataattattggtaattaattattttatatgatatagaataagggaaatagcttgtacattattggtagatatagttttaaggacggaatTTTTAccttttagataagcttttttttttttttttaattgattgatttgtttatatttcgCTTGTTCAGAACTAAGATTAGGACATAGGTGGCCAGAACTAAGACATAATGGGAGGAATTCTCTACCTTCATAATTATAAGATATGCgttggatcttttttttttcgtgcagAAAACTTTACATCTATAAAtgtgtctagattctagatttgatccagatctacactagatctagaactagtctaaAAATCTAGTTCTAGCCTAGATTCCAATTCTAGCTCTAGTCtgaattctagttctagattttagttctagattctagttctagttctATCTAGATCAAGtctggggggtggggtggagggGTGCGGTCTGCACCGGTCGACACCATTTTGGTGGTAACAACAAAGATGGAAAAATTGCGATGGTTGCGGTCCACACCGGTGGACACCATTTTATGGAGACAAccaagttgaaaaaaatatatcttggtTAAAGCAGACGCattgaaaaagataataataaaatctcgagatatatcttggagcagtggcATCACTAGGGGGAGGAGGTGTgaggggtgcggtccgcaccagtCAACACCATTTTGGGGAtgacaaccaagttggaaaaattatatcTTGGTTAAATGCAGACGTAtgggaaaagataataataaaatctcttgATATATGACCAAATATGCCTTGACACTtctagatggtagtttaagtgtaaatgatacagcacaacgttatatcatttctgtcttaaagtataacaaaagaaacctgttcATATGATATTAAGTCTGTTTGTATAttgaattaaatattattgtaaaattttgTATTAACATTTGAATAGATGTAATAAAcattgggattttacatttgagtaaaaatcaataaaagtaggtaatcagctcactgtgTTGGTTCAGCAACAACAAATAACTAGAATAGTGTTTATGGGAACATGTatcaagaaagttgatggggagtggtgacaccctgagctaccaCACTAGGTGCCACCGACACTGTATCtggaggtttccatgctgatcttaggtgatcacttaacgcttctctacttattccagaagagttagaagagtcttatcaaagaagacgtgttgcactgtttgcttttatgtgaaaaataacgccaattttttttttaatttctttaaacgatcaaaacaagaataaGGCTTAATTATATTTCTCGTCCTTGGGGAATTTGaagggggccgcctctgagtttgtttgataacacaaactctctttgtaatctttttttttattttgcttgttattatgATGATGACATGTGTAGAAGCAAATGTCGCCAAATAAAATCAAAGCCGGACTGAGTCTATATGCTCCAGAGTATCCCAGGTCCTGCTGCCTCAGCGAGGGGAAAacgtcaaaaaaaaatagagaacaaAACTGTCTCCTAGAAGCTTACCTCCTGGCTGTGAGATCTACGTTATTGAGGCTTTGGGGTTGGGATTCAACAGAGAAAAGTCCTTCTTGGCAAATCCTTAAAATGAAAGGTGTGTTGGGAGCAGGAGTGACAACCTTCTTCAGCGGATCTGGTGATTACATAATATTGATATAAAGAGATTCTACAGGGACCCTGGGATTTGGTTGGCATGTTGAGTTCCAAGAGGGAAGGCGATTCAGAGATGATATCTCGATGGAATACTACGTGATTAAGTAAACGTATCAGCAGCCACAAGCTGGCTAGAATAATATAGGTGTGAacctaggtgctgaaacaaatgaatgatacatacatattgaaCAGAAATGAACAGCAGAACCAGGGAGCAAATTtactactttctctcatttaaaaactcGGTCCCTGCTGTTCATTTGTGTTCAATTTGTATGTCTAGATAAAGGTGAATCACACCCCAAAATGGCATCTGTCagaaattgtaaacaaaaaaagggcTGCAGAATATCTTTGCTTCGTCCATTATAATAAGTAAAAACctcaatagctttttttttaaccggcTTTAACTGATTTCATTACAGGTCTATTAATACGTGAatgcttatcttataaattacagacgttccatcaaacaaaaaaataagagaTTAACCTTAATAAGAGATATAACCTTTTTATTAATTAGGCAGTGTCCGTCCATCATTTCAGCATGGTCAATGCGTTGTTATAAATTTACATTAAGTACACAATAGTTTTCATGGT
The DNA window shown above is from Biomphalaria glabrata chromosome 5, xgBioGlab47.1, whole genome shotgun sequence and carries:
- the LOC106075001 gene encoding uncharacterized protein LOC106075001 isoform X2, with the protein product MARLAVITVFLLTCLLSPVYTGTWISRAAVCFQLTLATEIVTWSTTMKTITQIVVRLLSNAKKKRKVMEMINMDEDVGQILDWLG